From a single Girardinichthys multiradiatus isolate DD_20200921_A chromosome 17, DD_fGirMul_XY1, whole genome shotgun sequence genomic region:
- the LOC124882632 gene encoding acyl-coenzyme A thioesterase 6-like: MFEEPRCAVCISNANYYACEKGLSGIQLLMAKKFDKIRLDENKYEIWRDTGLALMEDAPYKVDMGKIRSPVLLVSGCDDQNWPVLETADRMAQVIEASGKTHLLYRLEYPNTGHLIEPPFSPHFRATNLTLHGTKDKGAKVFHRFIYG; encoded by the exons atgtttgaggag CCCCGCTGCGCTGTTTGCATCAGTAACGCCAACTATTACGCCTGTGAGAAGGGCCTCTCAGGAATCCAGCTGTTAATGGCCAA GAAATTCGACAAAATACGTCTGGATGAGAACAAGTATGAGATCTGGAGAGACACGGGTCTGGCTCTGATGGAAGACGCCCCGTATAAAGTGGAT ATGGGGAAAATCAGATCTCCAGTGCTTCTGGTCAGTGGCTGTGATGATCAAAACTGGCCTGTACTGGAAACCGCTGACAGG ATGGCCCAGGTGATTGAAGCTTCTGGGAAGACACACCTCCTGTACAGGCTGGAGTATCCCAACACCGGACATCTGATCGAGCCACCTTTTTCCCCTCATTTCAGAGCCACTAACCTCACTCTCCACGGCACCAAAGACAAAGGTGCTAAGGTTTTCCATAGATTTATATATGGTTAA